In Perca fluviatilis chromosome 3, GENO_Pfluv_1.0, whole genome shotgun sequence, the following proteins share a genomic window:
- the LOC120556409 gene encoding immunoglobulin-like domain-containing receptor 1 isoform X3: protein MGRLAAGFLLLSLLKVSVCVQVIVPQTQISTPLFAAVTLRCDYSTSASLQNVLVTWRYKSFCMDPVLDYYSTAYQSQLQMGQDPTNDCPDSQRTVRIVIQKSGSSEPTLGPEYSQRRITIQNKADLVITEVMWWDNGVYYCSVNAAGDTSGDSDQEVNLIVYGWLTVLAMIIGALILILLFCICCCQCCPQKCCCYVRCPCCPQQCCCPEKAVMQHRMMKDAQRAMGPWFGGQPVYGPMSNASSQMNPLLYQGSVSGKSIQMQPMPLPPPHYSAYSMPPPSVHGNHTPANSNHMLDYLESQVKGIDMASPMLQSQPPPPHHMQQMPPPPHHMQQMPPPHHMQQMPPLQQRPMTIPFSPGPPSMISALDEGPTERRVITLPPIREQQVRIQPSAPKTRPPSSSESSRSGFGRRDDRGSAGRRQPSPTRSRGVPRSYSQDSLDGRSHSGPRGGMDRPRSRSRDDLFDSRSRGNYSPPASQRSRRGSWSSDDEGSSRRGGGTRGGGGWVENPPSYREYEPGKKPGSRRIEHYSDKSSRSGTSVVI from the exons atgGGGAGATTAGCTGCTGGCTTCCTCCTGCTCTCGCTTCTAAAAG TGTcggtgtgtgttcaggtgattGTTCCTCAGACGCAGATCAGCACACCTCTGTTTGCTGCTGTGACCCTCCGGTGTGACTACTCCACCTCTGCAAGCCTCCAAAATGTTCTGGTCACCTGGAGGTACAAGTCCTTCTGCATGGACCCCGTGCTGGATTACTACTCCACAG CGTACCAGTCTCAACTACAGATGGGACAGGACCCGACGAATGACTGTCCAGACAGTCAGCGGACGGTGCGCATAGTGATCCAGAAGTCAGGAAGCAGCGAGCCGACGCTGGGACCGGAATACAGTCAACGCAGGATCACCATCCAAAATA AGGCAGACCTGGTGATCACCGAGGTGATGTGGTGGGACAACGGGGTGTACTATTGCTCTGTCAATGCTGCTGGAGACACCTCTGGAGACTCTGACCAAGAAGTCAATCTCATTGTTTACG GCTGGCTAACAGTATTGGCCATGATCATTGGAGCCCTCATTCTGATCCTCCTCTTCTGTATATGCTGCTGTCAGTGCTGCCCTCAGAAATGCTGCTGCTATGTTCGCTGTCCCTGCTGTCCACAGCAATGCTGCTGTCCTGAAAAAG CGGTGATGCAGCATCGTATGATGAAGGACGCTCAGAGGGCCATGGGTCCCTGGTTTGGAGGACAGCCGGTATATGGACCAATGAGCAACGCCTCATCCCAGATGAACCCACTGCTCTaccaag GATCTGTTTCAGGAAAGAGCATCCAGATGCAGCCCatgcccctccctcctcctcattatTCAGCTTACAGCATGCCCCCTCCCAGTGTCCATGGCAACCACACCCCTGCCAACAGCAATCACATGCTGGACTACCTGGAGAGCCAGGTGAAGGGGATAGACATGGCCAGTCCTATGTTACAG TCCCAGCCTCCTCCACCCCACCACATGCAGCAG ATGCCTCCTCCACCCCACCACATGCAGCAGATGCCTCCACCCCACCACATGCAGCAGATGCCACCACTACAGCAGAGGCCCATGACCATCCCATTTTCCCCCGGCCCTCCCAGCATGATCTCTGCCCTTGATGAGGGCCCAACAGAGCGCCGTGTCATCACACTTCCACCAATAAGAGAGCAGCAGGTCAGAATCCAACCTTCTGCACCCAAGACTCGGCCCCCGAGCTCCAGCGAGAGCAGCCGCAGCGGCTTTGGCCGTCGTGACGACCGAGGATCAGCAGGCAGGCGCCAGCCCTCACCCACGCGTTCTAGAGGTGTTCCCAGGAGCTACAGCCAGGACTCCCTGGACGGGCGCAGTCACAGCGGGCCACGAGGAGGCATGGACCGCCCCCGCTCCCGCTCCAGGGATGACCTGTTTGACAGCAGGTCCAGAGGAAACTACTCTCCCCCAGCATCGCAGCGCTCCAGAAGAGGGTCCTGGAGCTCGGATGATGAAGGCAGcagcaggagaggaggagggacgagAGGAGGTGGAGGCTGGGTTGAAAATCCTCCGAGCTACAGGGAGtacgaaccaggaaagaaaccAGGATCACGGAGGATTGAACACTACTCT GACAAGAGTTCTCGCAGTGGCACCAGCGTCGTCATCTGA
- the LOC120556409 gene encoding immunoglobulin-like domain-containing receptor 1 isoform X1 has protein sequence MGRLAAGFLLLSLLKVSVCVQVIVPQTQISTPLFAAVTLRCDYSTSASLQNVLVTWRYKSFCMDPVLDYYSTAYQSQLQMGQDPTNDCPDSQRTVRIVIQKSGSSEPTLGPEYSQRRITIQNKADLVITEVMWWDNGVYYCSVNAAGDTSGDSDQEVNLIVYGWLTVLAMIIGALILILLFCICCCQCCPQKCCCYVRCPCCPQQCCCPEKAVMQHRMMKDAQRAMGPWFGGQPVYGPMSNASSQMNPLLYQGSVSGKSIQMQPMPLPPPHYSAYSMPPPSVHGNHTPANSNHMLDYLESQVKGIDMASPMLQSQPPPPHHMQQMPPPPHHMQQMPPPPHHMQQMPPPHHMQQMPPLQQRPMTIPFSPGPPSMISALDEGPTERRVITLPPIREQQVRIQPSAPKTRPPSSSESSRSGFGRRDDRGSAGRRQPSPTRSRGVPRSYSQDSLDGRSHSGPRGGMDRPRSRSRDDLFDSRSRGNYSPPASQRSRRGSWSSDDEGSSRRGGGTRGGGGWVENPPSYREYEPGKKPGSRRIEHYSDKSSRSGTSVVI, from the exons atgGGGAGATTAGCTGCTGGCTTCCTCCTGCTCTCGCTTCTAAAAG TGTcggtgtgtgttcaggtgattGTTCCTCAGACGCAGATCAGCACACCTCTGTTTGCTGCTGTGACCCTCCGGTGTGACTACTCCACCTCTGCAAGCCTCCAAAATGTTCTGGTCACCTGGAGGTACAAGTCCTTCTGCATGGACCCCGTGCTGGATTACTACTCCACAG CGTACCAGTCTCAACTACAGATGGGACAGGACCCGACGAATGACTGTCCAGACAGTCAGCGGACGGTGCGCATAGTGATCCAGAAGTCAGGAAGCAGCGAGCCGACGCTGGGACCGGAATACAGTCAACGCAGGATCACCATCCAAAATA AGGCAGACCTGGTGATCACCGAGGTGATGTGGTGGGACAACGGGGTGTACTATTGCTCTGTCAATGCTGCTGGAGACACCTCTGGAGACTCTGACCAAGAAGTCAATCTCATTGTTTACG GCTGGCTAACAGTATTGGCCATGATCATTGGAGCCCTCATTCTGATCCTCCTCTTCTGTATATGCTGCTGTCAGTGCTGCCCTCAGAAATGCTGCTGCTATGTTCGCTGTCCCTGCTGTCCACAGCAATGCTGCTGTCCTGAAAAAG CGGTGATGCAGCATCGTATGATGAAGGACGCTCAGAGGGCCATGGGTCCCTGGTTTGGAGGACAGCCGGTATATGGACCAATGAGCAACGCCTCATCCCAGATGAACCCACTGCTCTaccaag GATCTGTTTCAGGAAAGAGCATCCAGATGCAGCCCatgcccctccctcctcctcattatTCAGCTTACAGCATGCCCCCTCCCAGTGTCCATGGCAACCACACCCCTGCCAACAGCAATCACATGCTGGACTACCTGGAGAGCCAGGTGAAGGGGATAGACATGGCCAGTCCTATGTTACAG TCCCAGCCTCCTCCACCCCACCACATGCAGCAGATGCCTCCTCCACCCCACCACATGCAGCAGATGCCTCCTCCACCCCACCACATGCAGCAGATGCCTCCACCCCACCACATGCAGCAGATGCCACCACTACAGCAGAGGCCCATGACCATCCCATTTTCCCCCGGCCCTCCCAGCATGATCTCTGCCCTTGATGAGGGCCCAACAGAGCGCCGTGTCATCACACTTCCACCAATAAGAGAGCAGCAGGTCAGAATCCAACCTTCTGCACCCAAGACTCGGCCCCCGAGCTCCAGCGAGAGCAGCCGCAGCGGCTTTGGCCGTCGTGACGACCGAGGATCAGCAGGCAGGCGCCAGCCCTCACCCACGCGTTCTAGAGGTGTTCCCAGGAGCTACAGCCAGGACTCCCTGGACGGGCGCAGTCACAGCGGGCCACGAGGAGGCATGGACCGCCCCCGCTCCCGCTCCAGGGATGACCTGTTTGACAGCAGGTCCAGAGGAAACTACTCTCCCCCAGCATCGCAGCGCTCCAGAAGAGGGTCCTGGAGCTCGGATGATGAAGGCAGcagcaggagaggaggagggacgagAGGAGGTGGAGGCTGGGTTGAAAATCCTCCGAGCTACAGGGAGtacgaaccaggaaagaaaccAGGATCACGGAGGATTGAACACTACTCT GACAAGAGTTCTCGCAGTGGCACCAGCGTCGTCATCTGA
- the LOC120556409 gene encoding immunoglobulin-like domain-containing receptor 1 isoform X4 codes for MGRLAAGFLLLSLLKVSVCVQVIVPQTQISTPLFAAVTLRCDYSTSASLQNVLVTWRYKSFCMDPVLDYYSTAYQSQLQMGQDPTNDCPDSQRTVRIVIQKSGSSEPTLGPEYSQRRITIQNKADLVITEVMWWDNGVYYCSVNAAGDTSGDSDQEVNLIVYGWLTVLAMIIGALILILLFCICCCQCCPQKCCCYVRCPCCPQQCCCPEKAVMQHRMMKDAQRAMGPWFGGQPVYGPMSNASSQMNPLLYQGSVSGKSIQMQPMPLPPPHYSAYSMPPPSVHGNHTPANSNHMLDYLESQVKGIDMASPMLQSQPPPPHHMQQMPPPPHHMQQMPPLQQRPMTIPFSPGPPSMISALDEGPTERRVITLPPIREQQVRIQPSAPKTRPPSSSESSRSGFGRRDDRGSAGRRQPSPTRSRGVPRSYSQDSLDGRSHSGPRGGMDRPRSRSRDDLFDSRSRGNYSPPASQRSRRGSWSSDDEGSSRRGGGTRGGGGWVENPPSYREYEPGKKPGSRRIEHYSDKSSRSGTSVVI; via the exons atgGGGAGATTAGCTGCTGGCTTCCTCCTGCTCTCGCTTCTAAAAG TGTcggtgtgtgttcaggtgattGTTCCTCAGACGCAGATCAGCACACCTCTGTTTGCTGCTGTGACCCTCCGGTGTGACTACTCCACCTCTGCAAGCCTCCAAAATGTTCTGGTCACCTGGAGGTACAAGTCCTTCTGCATGGACCCCGTGCTGGATTACTACTCCACAG CGTACCAGTCTCAACTACAGATGGGACAGGACCCGACGAATGACTGTCCAGACAGTCAGCGGACGGTGCGCATAGTGATCCAGAAGTCAGGAAGCAGCGAGCCGACGCTGGGACCGGAATACAGTCAACGCAGGATCACCATCCAAAATA AGGCAGACCTGGTGATCACCGAGGTGATGTGGTGGGACAACGGGGTGTACTATTGCTCTGTCAATGCTGCTGGAGACACCTCTGGAGACTCTGACCAAGAAGTCAATCTCATTGTTTACG GCTGGCTAACAGTATTGGCCATGATCATTGGAGCCCTCATTCTGATCCTCCTCTTCTGTATATGCTGCTGTCAGTGCTGCCCTCAGAAATGCTGCTGCTATGTTCGCTGTCCCTGCTGTCCACAGCAATGCTGCTGTCCTGAAAAAG CGGTGATGCAGCATCGTATGATGAAGGACGCTCAGAGGGCCATGGGTCCCTGGTTTGGAGGACAGCCGGTATATGGACCAATGAGCAACGCCTCATCCCAGATGAACCCACTGCTCTaccaag GATCTGTTTCAGGAAAGAGCATCCAGATGCAGCCCatgcccctccctcctcctcattatTCAGCTTACAGCATGCCCCCTCCCAGTGTCCATGGCAACCACACCCCTGCCAACAGCAATCACATGCTGGACTACCTGGAGAGCCAGGTGAAGGGGATAGACATGGCCAGTCCTATGTTACAG TCCCAGCCTCCTCCACCCCACCACATGCAGCAGATGCCTCCTCCACCCCACCAC ATGCAGCAGATGCCACCACTACAGCAGAGGCCCATGACCATCCCATTTTCCCCCGGCCCTCCCAGCATGATCTCTGCCCTTGATGAGGGCCCAACAGAGCGCCGTGTCATCACACTTCCACCAATAAGAGAGCAGCAGGTCAGAATCCAACCTTCTGCACCCAAGACTCGGCCCCCGAGCTCCAGCGAGAGCAGCCGCAGCGGCTTTGGCCGTCGTGACGACCGAGGATCAGCAGGCAGGCGCCAGCCCTCACCCACGCGTTCTAGAGGTGTTCCCAGGAGCTACAGCCAGGACTCCCTGGACGGGCGCAGTCACAGCGGGCCACGAGGAGGCATGGACCGCCCCCGCTCCCGCTCCAGGGATGACCTGTTTGACAGCAGGTCCAGAGGAAACTACTCTCCCCCAGCATCGCAGCGCTCCAGAAGAGGGTCCTGGAGCTCGGATGATGAAGGCAGcagcaggagaggaggagggacgagAGGAGGTGGAGGCTGGGTTGAAAATCCTCCGAGCTACAGGGAGtacgaaccaggaaagaaaccAGGATCACGGAGGATTGAACACTACTCT GACAAGAGTTCTCGCAGTGGCACCAGCGTCGTCATCTGA
- the LOC120556409 gene encoding immunoglobulin-like domain-containing receptor 1 isoform X2, translating to MSAGSVSVCVQVIVPQTQISTPLFAAVTLRCDYSTSASLQNVLVTWRYKSFCMDPVLDYYSTAYQSQLQMGQDPTNDCPDSQRTVRIVIQKSGSSEPTLGPEYSQRRITIQNKADLVITEVMWWDNGVYYCSVNAAGDTSGDSDQEVNLIVYGWLTVLAMIIGALILILLFCICCCQCCPQKCCCYVRCPCCPQQCCCPEKAVMQHRMMKDAQRAMGPWFGGQPVYGPMSNASSQMNPLLYQGSVSGKSIQMQPMPLPPPHYSAYSMPPPSVHGNHTPANSNHMLDYLESQVKGIDMASPMLQSQPPPPHHMQQMPPPPHHMQQMPPPPHHMQQMPPPHHMQQMPPLQQRPMTIPFSPGPPSMISALDEGPTERRVITLPPIREQQVRIQPSAPKTRPPSSSESSRSGFGRRDDRGSAGRRQPSPTRSRGVPRSYSQDSLDGRSHSGPRGGMDRPRSRSRDDLFDSRSRGNYSPPASQRSRRGSWSSDDEGSSRRGGGTRGGGGWVENPPSYREYEPGKKPGSRRIEHYSDKSSRSGTSVVI from the exons ATGAGTGCAGGCTCAG TGTcggtgtgtgttcaggtgattGTTCCTCAGACGCAGATCAGCACACCTCTGTTTGCTGCTGTGACCCTCCGGTGTGACTACTCCACCTCTGCAAGCCTCCAAAATGTTCTGGTCACCTGGAGGTACAAGTCCTTCTGCATGGACCCCGTGCTGGATTACTACTCCACAG CGTACCAGTCTCAACTACAGATGGGACAGGACCCGACGAATGACTGTCCAGACAGTCAGCGGACGGTGCGCATAGTGATCCAGAAGTCAGGAAGCAGCGAGCCGACGCTGGGACCGGAATACAGTCAACGCAGGATCACCATCCAAAATA AGGCAGACCTGGTGATCACCGAGGTGATGTGGTGGGACAACGGGGTGTACTATTGCTCTGTCAATGCTGCTGGAGACACCTCTGGAGACTCTGACCAAGAAGTCAATCTCATTGTTTACG GCTGGCTAACAGTATTGGCCATGATCATTGGAGCCCTCATTCTGATCCTCCTCTTCTGTATATGCTGCTGTCAGTGCTGCCCTCAGAAATGCTGCTGCTATGTTCGCTGTCCCTGCTGTCCACAGCAATGCTGCTGTCCTGAAAAAG CGGTGATGCAGCATCGTATGATGAAGGACGCTCAGAGGGCCATGGGTCCCTGGTTTGGAGGACAGCCGGTATATGGACCAATGAGCAACGCCTCATCCCAGATGAACCCACTGCTCTaccaag GATCTGTTTCAGGAAAGAGCATCCAGATGCAGCCCatgcccctccctcctcctcattatTCAGCTTACAGCATGCCCCCTCCCAGTGTCCATGGCAACCACACCCCTGCCAACAGCAATCACATGCTGGACTACCTGGAGAGCCAGGTGAAGGGGATAGACATGGCCAGTCCTATGTTACAG TCCCAGCCTCCTCCACCCCACCACATGCAGCAGATGCCTCCTCCACCCCACCACATGCAGCAGATGCCTCCTCCACCCCACCACATGCAGCAGATGCCTCCACCCCACCACATGCAGCAGATGCCACCACTACAGCAGAGGCCCATGACCATCCCATTTTCCCCCGGCCCTCCCAGCATGATCTCTGCCCTTGATGAGGGCCCAACAGAGCGCCGTGTCATCACACTTCCACCAATAAGAGAGCAGCAGGTCAGAATCCAACCTTCTGCACCCAAGACTCGGCCCCCGAGCTCCAGCGAGAGCAGCCGCAGCGGCTTTGGCCGTCGTGACGACCGAGGATCAGCAGGCAGGCGCCAGCCCTCACCCACGCGTTCTAGAGGTGTTCCCAGGAGCTACAGCCAGGACTCCCTGGACGGGCGCAGTCACAGCGGGCCACGAGGAGGCATGGACCGCCCCCGCTCCCGCTCCAGGGATGACCTGTTTGACAGCAGGTCCAGAGGAAACTACTCTCCCCCAGCATCGCAGCGCTCCAGAAGAGGGTCCTGGAGCTCGGATGATGAAGGCAGcagcaggagaggaggagggacgagAGGAGGTGGAGGCTGGGTTGAAAATCCTCCGAGCTACAGGGAGtacgaaccaggaaagaaaccAGGATCACGGAGGATTGAACACTACTCT GACAAGAGTTCTCGCAGTGGCACCAGCGTCGTCATCTGA